One part of the Pandoraea faecigallinarum genome encodes these proteins:
- the ahpC gene encoding alkyl hydroperoxide reductase subunit C encodes MPIINTQIKPFKANAYQNGDFITVTDETLKGKWSVVVFYPADFTFVCPTELGDLADHYEEFKKLGVEIYSVSTDTHFTHKAWHDTSDTIRKIQYPMVADPTLAISRNFDVLIEEEGLALRGTFVINPEGEIKLCEIHDNGIGRDAKELLRKVQAAQYIAAHPGEVCPAKWTPGAETLSPSLDLIGKI; translated from the coding sequence ATGCCGATCATCAACACCCAGATCAAGCCGTTCAAAGCCAATGCCTACCAAAATGGCGACTTCATCACCGTGACCGACGAAACCCTCAAGGGCAAGTGGTCGGTGGTGGTGTTCTACCCGGCGGACTTCACTTTCGTGTGCCCGACCGAACTGGGCGATCTGGCCGACCACTACGAAGAATTCAAGAAGCTGGGCGTTGAGATCTACAGTGTCTCGACCGACACGCATTTCACGCACAAGGCCTGGCACGACACGTCGGACACGATCCGGAAGATCCAATATCCGATGGTTGCCGACCCGACGCTGGCGATCTCGCGCAACTTCGACGTGCTGATCGAAGAAGAGGGCCTGGCCCTGCGCGGGACGTTCGTCATCAACCCGGAAGGCGAGATCAAGTTGTGTGAAATTCACGACAACGGTATCGGCCGCGACGCCAAGGAACTGCTGCGCAAGGTGCAGGCCGCTCAGTACATCGCCGCTCACCCGGGTGAAGTCTGTCCCGCGAAGTGGACGCCGGGCGCCGAAACGCTCAGCCCGTCGCTCGACCTGATCGGCAAGATCTAA